GGTCGCCGCCTCCATCGGCGTCGCCTTCGCCGAACCCGGGCTCGGCGCGGGCGAGTTGCTGCGCAACGCCGACCTCGCCATGTACCGGGCCAAGGCGGCGGGCAAGGGGCGCGTCGAGCTGTACGCGCCGCAGATGCAGCAGGACGTCGCGCGCAAGGCGGAGCTGGCCACCCGGCTGCGGGCCGCCCTGCACGACGGCGAGTTCACGCTGCTGCACCAGCCCGTGGTCTCCCTCGCCGACGGCCGGATCGCCTCGCTCACCGCGCAGGCGCGCTGGCGGTCCTCGCAGGGCGTCCTGTTCACCCCCGCCGAGTTCCTGCGGGTCGCCGAGGACAGCGACAAGACGCAGGAGCTGGGCCGCTGGGTCCTGGAGGAGGCCGTCGCGCGGGCCGCCGAGCGGTCCGCCACCGGTCTGAACGTACCGGTGGGCGTGCGGATGAGCGCAAGGAGGCTGCTCGACCGGTCGATGCCGCTCGGCTCCGTCGAGGCGCTGCTGACCCGGCACGGGCTGCCGTCCGGGTCCCTGGTGATCGAGCTGTCCGACACCGACCCCCGGGTCTCCCTCGACGAGCTGGAACGGCGTCTGGCGGCGCTCAGGCGGCTCGGCGTACGGATCGCGCTGGACGGCTTCGGCAGCGGCTACGCGGCCATCACGGCGCTGCGCAGGCTCCCCGTGGACATCCTGAAGCTCGACCGGGGGCTGGTCGAGGGCGTCGTCGAGTCGGCCAGGCTGCACAAGATCACCAGCGGGCTGCTGCGGATCGCGGGCGACCTCGGGCTCCAGTCCGTGGCCGAGGGCGTGGATCTGCCCGAGCAGGTGGTGGCGCTGCGCGCGATGGGCTGCACCCACGGGCAGGGCATGGCGTTCTCGGGACCGCTCGACGAGTACCGGCTGCGCCGCGCCCTGGGCTCGGGCAACTACCCGCTGCCGCACGGGCCCGTCGAACCGGTCTTCGCCGGCGGCGGCGGCGCCGGGGTGTACGGCGCGGGGGTGACCGCCGTCCTGGGAGGCGGCAGTATCCTCCGCTCACATAATGAGACTCCCGTCCCACCCACTTGACACGTGATACGTGCCGGGGGGAGGGTCAGTTCCATGCGCACCCGAATTCTCGTACTTGGAAAGCGCGTCGGCTGAAGCTGGTGACGTCCGGTCGGACCCGGAACTCCTGGCTGACACACCCGGCGCGCTCCCCTCGCTTGCCTTATGGCACGAGGGGTTTTTTGTTGCACAGACACCCGTGACGCAACAGTCAAATCCCGTACAAACCTCGCAAAAACCCTCAGCATCGAGAAGAGAATGCCGATGACCGAGCAGGCCTCCGGGGCCCACCATCCGCAGCCGCGGCCCCGATCCGGAGGACAGCACTCCGCCCCCGAGCACGTCACGGGTGCGAAGTCCCTCATCCGCTCGCTCGAGGAGGTCGGGGCCGACACGGTGTTCGGCATTCCCGGCGGCGCGATCCTTCCCGCGTACGACCCGCTCATGGACTCCACCCGGGTCCGCCACGTCCTGGTCCGCCACGAGCAGGGCGCGGGACACGCGGCCACCGGCTACGCCCAGGCCACCGGCAGGGTCGGCGTCTGCATGGCCACCTCGGGCCCCGGCGCCACCAACCTCGTCACCCCGATCGCCGACGCGCACATGGACTCCGTGCCGCTGGTCGCCATCACCGGCCAGGTCGCCTCCAAGGCGATCGGCACGGACGCCTTCCAGGAAGCGGACATCGTCGGCATCACCATGCCGATCACCAAGCACAACTTCCTGGTCACCAAGGCCGAGGACATCCCCCGGGTGATCGCGCAGGCGTTCCACATCGCCTCCACCGGACGTCCGGGCCCGGTCCTGGTCGACATCGCCAAGGACGCCCTCCAGGCGCAGACCACCTTCTCCTGGCCGCCCGTCATGGACCTGCCCGGCTACCGCCCGGTCACCAAGCCGCACGCCAAGCAGATCCGCGAGGCCGCCAAGCTCATCACCGCCGCCAAGCGCCCGGTCCTCTACGTCGGCGGCGGCGTCCTCAAGGCGCGGGCCACCGCCGAGCTGAAGGTCCTCGCCGAACTCACCGGAGCGCCCGTCACCACCACCCTGATGGCGCTCGGCGCGTTCCCCGACAGCCACCCGCTGCACGTGGGAATGCCGGGCATGCACGGTGCGGTCACCGCCGTCACCGCGCTGCAGAAGGCCGACCTGATCGTCGCCCTCGGCGCCCGCTTCGACGACCGCGTCACCGGCAAGCTGGACAGCTTCGCCCCCTACGCCAAGATCGTCCACGCGGACATCGACCCGGCGGAGATCGGCAAGAACCGCGAGGCGGACGTGCCGATCGTCGGGGACGCCCGCGAGGTCATCGCCGACCTCGTCCAG
The sequence above is a segment of the Streptomyces griseoviridis genome. Coding sequences within it:
- a CDS encoding acetolactate synthase large subunit yields the protein MPMTEQASGAHHPQPRPRSGGQHSAPEHVTGAKSLIRSLEEVGADTVFGIPGGAILPAYDPLMDSTRVRHVLVRHEQGAGHAATGYAQATGRVGVCMATSGPGATNLVTPIADAHMDSVPLVAITGQVASKAIGTDAFQEADIVGITMPITKHNFLVTKAEDIPRVIAQAFHIASTGRPGPVLVDIAKDALQAQTTFSWPPVMDLPGYRPVTKPHAKQIREAAKLITAAKRPVLYVGGGVLKARATAELKVLAELTGAPVTTTLMALGAFPDSHPLHVGMPGMHGAVTAVTALQKADLIVALGARFDDRVTGKLDSFAPYAKIVHADIDPAEIGKNREADVPIVGDAREVIADLVQAVQKEHSEGHRGDYTAWWKDLSRWRDTYPLGYEQPADGSLSPQQVIERIGQLAPEGTIFAAGVGQHQMWSAHFIQYEKPATWLNSGGAGTMGYAVPAAMGAKAGAQDQTVWAIDGDGCFQMTNQELTTCALNNIPIKVAIINNGALGMVRQWQTLFYNQRYSNTVLHSGPGADGKQPSAGTRVPDFVKLSEAMGCYAIRCESPDDLDKVIEEANSINDRPVVVDFIVHEDAMVWPMVAAGTSNDEILAARDVRPDFGDSEDD